In Paenibacillus sp. J23TS9, a single genomic region encodes these proteins:
- a CDS encoding ABC transporter permease codes for MSAYLTKRISYMLIILLAASLLIFSLYALTPGDYISNNIKLSPERKAELREIYGLNKPLLERYGIWMKNAIHGDLGYSLAQQKPVLTLFNEYIWNSFLLAIVSTFLTWLIAVIVGVVSAYKQYSWFDTLMTILIFAAMSLPSFFIGLFLIKILAVDLKWLPPGGMLTTGTNAVGMAYFKEVVHHMTLPVIVMTLLGVGSLSRYFRSSMIDVIKQDYIRTARAKGLKESKVLFRHALRNALLPAITLVGFELPALFGGSIIIEKIFNWPGIGQLYMQSFGLRDYPLLMGFTMLIAILTVIGTLISDVLYQIADPRVRLH; via the coding sequence ATGAGTGCTTATTTAACGAAACGGATCAGTTATATGCTGATTATCCTACTGGCTGCATCACTTTTGATTTTTAGCCTGTATGCTTTGACACCAGGGGATTACATCAGCAACAATATCAAGCTTAGCCCCGAACGCAAGGCGGAGCTGAGGGAAATCTACGGCTTGAACAAGCCGCTGCTCGAACGTTACGGCATATGGATGAAGAATGCGATTCATGGTGATTTAGGTTATTCCTTGGCACAACAGAAACCGGTTCTGACCCTGTTTAACGAATATATTTGGAATTCCTTTCTGCTCGCCATCGTGTCCACGTTTTTGACCTGGCTGATTGCCGTGATCGTCGGCGTCGTGTCAGCGTATAAGCAATATTCATGGTTTGATACGCTGATGACGATCCTTATTTTTGCAGCGATGTCTCTGCCATCGTTTTTTATCGGTTTATTCCTGATTAAAATACTAGCGGTCGATCTGAAGTGGCTACCACCAGGAGGCATGCTGACCACAGGCACCAATGCCGTGGGCATGGCTTATTTTAAGGAAGTAGTGCATCATATGACGCTTCCGGTGATTGTCATGACGCTGCTTGGCGTGGGTTCACTGAGCCGTTACTTCCGCAGCAGTATGATCGATGTCATTAAGCAGGATTATATCCGGACTGCACGGGCCAAAGGGCTTAAAGAGAGCAAAGTACTTTTCAGGCATGCACTGCGTAATGCACTCTTGCCGGCTATTACCTTGGTTGGGTTTGAGCTTCCGGCATTATTTGGCGGATCCATTATTATTGAGAAAATTTTTAACTGGCCGGGGATAGGCCAGCTGTACATGCAGTCCTTTGGACTACGGGATTATCCGCTGCTCATGGGGTTCACCATGCTAATAGCTATACTTACCGTTATTGGAACACTTATATCCGATGTGCTGTATCAAATTGCTGATCCGCGTGTCCGGCTGCACTAG
- the opp4C gene encoding oligopeptide ABC transporter permease yields MSLNSTPLPGAIGAKKSLAKSSSLFGQSMQKLLKNKLAITGLVVVVMMLLACFIGPFFSPYTDNKVNMAMMNKAPNLKHWLGTDALGRDVLTRVLQAGRISLTVGFASMVLSVFIGSLLGAIAGYYRGIVDQVIMRIADLLLTIPGLPLLFIGGSLLSEWKVPTEYRMYIVMFMLGFVNWPGLARMVRGQMLSLREREFMQAAVVLGLRDRRKLFNHLLPNIFPLLIVIATLNIGGSILSESVLSFFGLGVMAPTPTWGNMIDAANNLIDFQERPWLWIPPGFSIFATVIAINIFGDGLRDVLDPKQKR; encoded by the coding sequence ATGTCACTGAACAGCACACCGCTGCCCGGGGCGATCGGGGCCAAGAAATCCTTGGCGAAATCATCCTCCTTATTTGGGCAGTCGATGCAAAAGCTGCTTAAGAATAAGCTTGCGATTACGGGGTTAGTGGTTGTCGTTATGATGTTGTTAGCTTGTTTTATCGGACCATTCTTCTCGCCGTACACAGATAATAAAGTGAATATGGCGATGATGAATAAGGCACCAAACCTGAAGCATTGGCTTGGAACCGATGCACTTGGAAGAGATGTACTGACACGTGTGCTTCAGGCCGGCCGCATTTCGTTGACTGTCGGTTTTGCGTCTATGGTACTCTCTGTATTTATCGGATCACTACTCGGAGCTATCGCGGGTTACTACAGAGGCATTGTGGATCAGGTAATTATGCGGATTGCCGATTTGCTGCTTACGATACCAGGTCTGCCGCTGTTGTTCATTGGAGGCTCACTGTTATCGGAATGGAAGGTACCAACCGAATATAGGATGTATATTGTAATGTTCATGCTTGGATTCGTAAACTGGCCTGGTCTGGCGCGCATGGTAAGAGGCCAGATGCTGAGTTTGCGGGAGCGCGAATTTATGCAGGCGGCAGTGGTTCTCGGGCTGCGTGACCGGCGTAAGCTGTTCAATCATTTACTGCCGAACATTTTCCCGCTGCTGATCGTCATTGCGACCTTAAATATCGGCGGCTCGATTCTGAGTGAATCCGTGCTCAGCTTCTTCGGTCTCGGAGTGATGGCACCGACGCCAACATGGGGGAATATGATCGATGCGGCTAATAATCTGATTGACTTCCAGGAACGCCCTTGGCTATGGATTCCTCCAGGCTTTTCCATCTTTGCGACAGTCATTGCCATTAATATTTTTGGCGATGGTCTCAGAGATGTTCTTGATCCTAAACAGAAGAGGTAG
- a CDS encoding ABC transporter substrate-binding protein, with translation MKKGVYLLTSLLIVGSLVLSACSDQKDTASSGSTTQTEQGSKDQPAAAPGGESGLNEPFTATDMSKLPAVAKQRTDTIIVGLTDPSGAFTPYFTQSGYDGNVNSLLFGSLVTVDEKGLPIPDLAEKWDISDDQLTYTYHLRKDLKFSDGSPMTADDVAFTWTIQFDKAYDGDSMVPTLPVKGAQEYKEGKAASISGIKIIDPQTISVTLEKPNATALVMLGDKVLSKAYYGKDYKFGQLEYIKKLHSTPVGNGPYKLEKFIPGQEVRFVANENYYKGKPKTEHFIYKTSEGDTWQYLETGEIDYSSFSATTENIDKLKSLGFVNIIPYTPSTYGYLQVNLEHEALKDKKVRQALTYGLDRKSIYVDANQGAGSVANIPSSPISWAYTEEGINPYKFDTEKAKQLLEEAGWKEGAGGIREKDGKQLSIHFLGSKSKQTDIFIAVAKENFQAIGVKFEPEVFADFNSLVSKMESGDYDLVSFSTPMLTDPSDGLVQFLDGEIKAYDNPKLKELYEKGLATSDIEERKKVYKEIFQLLNDELPIIFTNYKKTVYGYNGRIDNLAVSPFVGLANSLPDWSLKPAQ, from the coding sequence AGATCAGCCGGCTGCAGCTCCAGGCGGAGAGTCCGGACTCAACGAACCTTTTACGGCAACGGATATGTCTAAGCTTCCAGCAGTTGCCAAGCAGCGCACGGATACGATTATCGTTGGTTTAACCGATCCGAGCGGTGCGTTCACACCATACTTTACACAAAGCGGATACGACGGCAACGTCAACTCGCTGCTGTTCGGATCACTGGTAACCGTGGATGAGAAGGGTCTTCCAATTCCAGATTTGGCTGAGAAATGGGATATTTCAGATGATCAGCTGACATATACATATCATCTTCGCAAGGATTTGAAATTCAGTGACGGATCTCCAATGACAGCAGATGACGTCGCTTTCACATGGACGATCCAGTTCGATAAAGCCTATGATGGTGACTCTATGGTTCCAACACTCCCTGTAAAGGGTGCGCAAGAATATAAGGAAGGCAAGGCTGCGAGCATTTCAGGCATCAAGATCATTGATCCACAGACGATATCCGTTACGCTGGAAAAACCTAATGCAACGGCACTGGTCATGTTAGGTGATAAGGTCTTGTCCAAGGCTTACTACGGTAAGGATTATAAGTTTGGCCAACTGGAATATATTAAGAAGCTTCATTCCACTCCGGTCGGTAACGGACCATACAAACTGGAGAAATTCATTCCGGGTCAGGAAGTCCGTTTCGTTGCCAATGAGAACTATTACAAAGGCAAACCGAAAACGGAGCATTTTATTTACAAAACCTCCGAAGGCGATACTTGGCAGTATCTCGAAACAGGTGAAATTGACTACTCTTCGTTCAGCGCCACCACGGAAAATATCGATAAGCTGAAGAGTCTTGGATTCGTAAATATCATCCCTTACACGCCAAGTACGTATGGATATCTGCAGGTGAACCTGGAGCATGAAGCACTGAAGGACAAGAAAGTACGCCAAGCGCTGACCTACGGACTGGATCGTAAAAGTATTTATGTGGATGCTAACCAAGGTGCAGGCTCCGTAGCTAACATTCCATCTTCACCTATTTCCTGGGCTTATACGGAAGAAGGGATCAATCCATACAAATTTGATACGGAAAAAGCCAAGCAGCTTCTGGAGGAAGCTGGCTGGAAGGAAGGCGCAGGCGGTATCCGTGAGAAGGACGGGAAGCAGCTCTCCATCCATTTCCTTGGATCCAAGAGCAAACAGACGGATATCTTCATTGCAGTAGCGAAAGAAAACTTCCAAGCCATCGGCGTGAAATTTGAACCTGAAGTATTTGCTGACTTTAACTCTCTGGTATCTAAAATGGAAAGCGGGGATTACGATCTCGTATCCTTCTCCACACCCATGCTGACGGATCCTTCGGACGGTTTGGTGCAGTTCCTGGACGGAGAGATTAAAGCCTACGACAATCCTAAGCTCAAAGAGCTGTATGAAAAAGGCTTAGCAACTTCTGATATTGAAGAACGCAAAAAAGTATATAAAGAAATCTTCCAGCTCCTGAATGATGAGCTTCCAATTATCTTTACGAACTATAAGAAAACCGTCTATGGGTATAATGGACGGATCGATAACTTGGCCGTTAGCCCGTTTGTTGGCTTGGCAAACAGTCTTCCAGACTGGTCGCTTAAGCCGGCACAATAA